The Acidimicrobiales bacterium genome includes a window with the following:
- a CDS encoding M20/M25/M40 family metallo-hydrolase, translating to MQTHDDVGADLDQRERVLTVVDEVTDLLQHLIRNACVNDGTPESGQEVRSSDLLSSYLEGSGLDLERYEALPGRGNLVARIEGSDPTAPSLLLMGHTDVVPVTAARWRRDPFGGELVDGEVWGRGAIDMLNETSAMAVAFKALAVEGWRPRGTLSYLAVADEEALGTFGADWMLRWHPEAVRADYVLTESGGFEIPLPSTSGPKRSMMVGEKGTHWVKLRVRGTAGHGSMPFRSDNALVKAAEVVRRIAEYEPGTDINDVWRGFVSQADLPDEIARMLLDPGALRSFVQESDDIGVARMAHAATHTTFAPTIAHGGTKTNVIPDSVELTLDIRTLPGQKAEDIDQMLEHALGDLASHVDIESQTTDEATSSPVDTPLWDSMQRVTSRLSPGSTNVPFMIVGATDARFFRRAGSVAYGAGLFSDRISFADFASMFHGDDERIDQESLRLCTKFFEEVARDLLGGGR from the coding sequence GTGCAGACACACGATGACGTCGGAGCGGACCTCGACCAAAGGGAGCGGGTATTGACCGTCGTCGACGAGGTGACCGACCTCCTCCAGCACCTGATCCGCAACGCCTGCGTGAACGACGGGACGCCCGAGTCCGGCCAGGAGGTGCGGAGCTCCGACCTCCTGTCGTCCTACCTGGAGGGGTCCGGGCTCGATCTCGAGCGCTACGAGGCGCTGCCGGGCCGTGGCAACCTCGTGGCTCGCATCGAGGGCAGCGACCCGACGGCGCCCTCGTTGCTGCTCATGGGCCATACCGACGTGGTTCCGGTCACCGCGGCGCGATGGAGGCGGGACCCGTTCGGCGGCGAGCTCGTCGACGGCGAGGTCTGGGGACGGGGCGCCATCGACATGCTCAACGAGACCTCGGCCATGGCCGTGGCGTTCAAGGCCCTCGCCGTCGAGGGCTGGCGGCCGCGGGGCACGCTCAGCTACCTCGCCGTGGCCGACGAGGAGGCACTCGGGACTTTTGGAGCCGACTGGATGCTGCGATGGCACCCCGAGGCGGTGCGCGCCGACTACGTGCTCACCGAGTCGGGTGGCTTCGAGATACCACTGCCGTCGACGTCCGGCCCGAAGCGGTCCATGATGGTGGGCGAGAAGGGCACCCATTGGGTGAAGCTGCGGGTACGGGGCACGGCGGGGCACGGATCGATGCCGTTTCGCAGCGACAATGCGTTGGTCAAGGCGGCCGAGGTGGTGCGTCGGATCGCCGAGTACGAGCCGGGCACCGACATCAACGACGTGTGGCGCGGCTTCGTGAGCCAGGCCGACCTCCCCGACGAGATCGCTCGCATGCTGCTCGATCCTGGTGCGCTGCGCTCGTTCGTCCAGGAGAGCGACGACATCGGGGTGGCTCGCATGGCGCACGCGGCGACGCACACCACGTTCGCTCCGACCATCGCCCACGGCGGTACCAAGACGAACGTCATCCCCGACAGCGTCGAGCTCACGTTGGACATACGGACGCTGCCAGGCCAGAAGGCCGAGGACATCGACCAGATGCTCGAGCACGCCCTCGGCGATCTGGCCAGCCACGTCGACATCGAGTCGCAGACGACCGACGAGGCGACGAGCTCACCGGTCGACACGCCGCTGTGGGACTCGATGCAACGGGTCACCAGTCGGCTGAGCCCTGGCTCCACCAACGTCCCGTTCATGATCGTGGGAGCCACCGACGCTCGGTTCTTCCGGCGGGCGGGATCGGTCGCCTACGGCGCCGGTCTGTTCAGCGACCGCATCTCGTTCGCCGACTTCGCGTCGATGTTCCACGGCGACGACGAGCGCATCGACCAGGAGTCGCTCCGCCTGTGCACCAAGTTCTTCGAGGAGGTCG